The sequence CGCCGAAAAGGGAGTGCTCGGCAGCATCATGCTGTTGCCCGAGGTCTGCGATGAAGTCGCTCTGATCGTCCGCCCGCACGATTTCTACGACGAGGCAAACCAAAAGCTCTTCGCCCACATGCAGGCGATCCACGACGCCGGGCGAAAGGTCGATCTGACTCTGCTCGTGGAGCGGCTCAACTCGTCCGGCGATTTCGAGTTGATCGGCGGGGCCGGCTATCTGGCGGAAATCACCCGCTCCGTGCCTCACGCCGGCAACGCTGTACATTACGCAGGCATCGTCCGCGATAAGGCCACGCTGCGGTCGCTCATCCATGCCAGCACGGACATCCTCCGCGACGCCTACGACGAATCCGGCGAAGCCCGCGAAATGCTCAGCCGGGCCGAAGAGAAGATTTTCTCGATACTTGGTGCTAACGGCACGGGCCGAACTGAAACGATCAGCGACGTCCTCCATAAAGCCATGGAGCGGATTGATGCTCGCATGCGCAATCAGCACATGCAGGGAGGCATCGAGACGGGCTTTACGGAAGTCGATTCGCTCACAGGCGGACTCCACAACTCGGAATTGGTGATCTTGGCCGGCCGCCCAAGTATGGGAAAAACCGCGTTAGCAATCAATCTCGCTGAATACGTGGCGATCGACCTAGGGATTACGGTGTTATTCGTCAGCCTGGAGATGTCGTCGCTCGAACTGGCCGACCGATTGCTGTGTTCACGCGCGCATGTCGACAGTCGCCTGCTTCGAAACGGTCACATATCCCAAGAGGACCGTCGAAAGCTGGTTGAACGCGCCGGTGAGATCAGTCAATCGCCACTTTTTATTGATGACACTCCCAGCCGAAACATGACCGAGATTGCTGCCACCGCCCGGCGATTGAAGCGAAAAAACAAACTCGGTCTGGTGGTGATCGACTATCTCCAATTGATTGATCCCGACAATCCGCGCGACCCGCGGCAGGAGCAGGTCGCACGGATCACCCGGCGGCTCAAGGGGATGGCTCGTGAACTCGACGTGCCCGTGCTCTGTCTGGCGCAGTTAAATCGGCAAGCCGAAGTGGCGAAGGAGAATCGTCCGCGGCTCAGTCACCTGCGCGAATCGGGGGCGATCGAGCAGGACGCGGACCTGGTGATGTTCGTCCATCGCGATGAGTATTACGAGACGAACGAGGACAAAAAGAGAGACGTCGCGGGCCAGGCCGACATCGTCGTTGCCAAACAGCGCAATGGCCCGACCGGCGATATCAAGCTTGCGTGGCTCAGCAAATTCACTCGGTTCGAGAACCTGAGTCACAAGCCCTACGACGAATTCGCGCCGTTCGCTTGATAGTGCCTGACAACTTCGGCCACGGGGTGGGCGGGGCCGGAGGCGCGGCCGACGCCCCCCAGAATCGCCAGCCGGGGCTTCCCTTCCGTCCACTCCCGGCCACCCGTCGTCCGCGCGATAAGTATCTCACGCCGCTTCGCAATCGGCCGTTTCGTCGACTTCCATCTCCGGATGCCGGCCGGGGAGGTCTTCAGCGAAGAAGGCATCGAGCGCCTGTCGCCATTGGCCGGCCTGGCGGACGGAAACGAAGGCCTCGCGGACTTCGAGCGATCGCGGGTGCAGCCGCGAATACTTGATCCCGAACTTGCGCATCTGCCGGCAGCAGACCT is a genomic window of Pirellulales bacterium containing:
- the dnaB gene encoding replicative DNA helicase; amino-acid sequence: MATVQRIDDRAATRRAVSTEILDRQPPCNLDAEKGVLGSIMLLPEVCDEVALIVRPHDFYDEANQKLFAHMQAIHDAGRKVDLTLLVERLNSSGDFELIGGAGYLAEITRSVPHAGNAVHYAGIVRDKATLRSLIHASTDILRDAYDESGEAREMLSRAEEKIFSILGANGTGRTETISDVLHKAMERIDARMRNQHMQGGIETGFTEVDSLTGGLHNSELVILAGRPSMGKTALAINLAEYVAIDLGITVLFVSLEMSSLELADRLLCSRAHVDSRLLRNGHISQEDRRKLVERAGEISQSPLFIDDTPSRNMTEIAATARRLKRKNKLGLVVIDYLQLIDPDNPRDPRQEQVARITRRLKGMARELDVPVLCLAQLNRQAEVAKENRPRLSHLRESGAIEQDADLVMFVHRDEYYETNEDKKRDVAGQADIVVAKQRNGPTGDIKLAWLSKFTRFENLSHKPYDEFAPFA